The Takifugu flavidus isolate HTHZ2018 chromosome 17, ASM371156v2, whole genome shotgun sequence genome contains a region encoding:
- the scrib gene encoding protein scribble homolog isoform X1: protein MLKCIPLWRCNRHVESVDKRHCNLHTVPDEIFRYSRSLEELLLDANQLKELPKPFFRLLNLRKLGLSDNEIQRLPPEVANFMQLVELDISRNDIPEIPESIKFCRALEIADFSGNPLSRLPDGFTQLRTLAHLALNDVSLQTLPNDIGNLANLVTLELRENLLKSLPTSLSFLVKLEQLDLGSNELEDLPDTLGALPNLRELWLDRNQLSTLPEELGNLRRLVCLDVSENRLEELPSELNGLLALTDLLLTQNLLEFVPDSIGSLKQLSILKVDQNRMTNLTDSIGECENLTELVLTENLLQSLPQSLGKLKKLTNLNVDRNRLSSVPKELGGCSSLNVLSLRDNRLGKLPAELADATELHVLDVAGNRLQNLPFSLTNLNLKAMWLAENQSQPMLKFQTEDDERTGEKVLTCYLLPQQPSPSLENLLQSSVDDSWTDSNLNRVSVIQFQEETKGEDEDDEAAAERRGLQRRATPHPSELKVMKKVIEERRNEAYTSRADGADENEDQQEKRLSDLSNQSHDSQVSNSTLSAASHEDRLNAAPNTQREDLVDGHSPQDEEELDEMEVEYIEPTVHFAEEPIIRGGDEDEEEGGENGDRTDEEDEKPPFPMEKQRLIRKDTPHYKKHFKITKLPKPETVAALLQGFSPDGLNSPTRAGEEEDEEDDDQSTPLHHPRMEELGDSRLQVNSSQVKGVSFDQVNNLLIEPARIEEEEHTITIQRQTGGLGISIAGGKGSTPYKGDDEGIFISRVSAEGPAARAGVKVGDKLLEVNGVDLHEAEHHTAVEALRSSGATVSMTVLREHMVEPENAITTTPLRPEDDYFPRERRSSGIAFNLEPTTSGPQQRLTTCLIRNDKGLGFSIAGGKGSTPYRTGDTGIYISRIAEGGAAHRDSVLCVGDRVISINGVDMTEARHDQAVALLTGTSPTISLVVERDPKASMGSPGQSRARAHSPPPPEPSDSPDQDEEGLQGNHLGQMEDQYPIEEVTLLKSGGPLGLSIVGGSDHASHPFGVNEPGVFISKVIPHGLASQSGLRVGDRILEVNSIDLRHATHQEAVRSLLANKQEIRMLVRRDPSPPGMQEVVIQKQPGEKLGISIRGGAKGHAGNPFDATDEGVFVSKVSSTGAAARDGRLQVGMRILEVNNHSLLGMTHTEAVRVLRAVGDSLSMLVCDGFDPQKVTSVEASPGIIANPFAAGIVRKNSMESISSIDRDLSPEEIDIMQKESEMVRETSQWEREEMEKVERMRLEREEATRQLEEETENISTGPLKLDYKTLAALPTSSLQKINRAPSTDSPRTDSPIREAPYSPIIQPPSHQSSNSSLCAARETRFANIHYTSTPTTKDDTLSSTRPGAIQPVGRVRQGTSPSTPDGHSPNPFQHGPSPFNSQTSPRAPSPTSPVEFPMNVKQAYKAFAAVPRSLAVLEPSQDLYGVRNNFHHRQSSPEPDNEVFDEDLDVSKGLPGKVSPRQEYMNLAAVPRFSRPSMELQSPSPSGKDGPEQRSFKDRQKYFEIDVKQQTPDKPKPRVSLVGEDDLKKMREEEERKFEQRAREYLLDEDDEEDDEEDLAKQVAHMKASGKVLLDGVEYKVEPISSPSQHYNVTPQRYSGSSGPSPVDSKGDSQRNSLEDSFRQEQRPNSMTGLIPAYSGETAPIRTAKAERRHQERLRMQSPELAVAPDKDLSPAEKRALEAEKRAMWRAARPCGLEDDVRQYEQDLAKRLYQARVRASQGTSEAPTSSASSAASQLRMKSLEQDALKAQMVIAKSRDGKKRGTLDQLTESPSPAPTPSPTPMEELSPRGLTSPGRLSLSSKKFDYRQFAAIPSSKPVYDIQTPDTIDDMKFIDDGSSSQGRAASPEAEMQTAPPATSALEEMALYSNKRKLRQGRRSLETAVPT from the exons ATGCTGAAGTGCATTCCTCTGTGGCGCTGCAACCGCCACGTCGAGTCGGTGGACAAGCGACATTGCAACCTGCATACTGTCCCCGATGAGATATTCCGCTACAGTCGCAGCCTGGAAGAGCTACTCCTTGATGCCAACCAACTCAAAGAGCTACCAAAG CCTTTCTTCAGACTACTGAACCTCCGGAAGCTCGGCCTTAGTGACAATGAGATCCAGAGACTCCCACCCGAGGTGGCCAATTTCAtgcagctggtggagctggacatCTCCAGAAATG ACATTCCTGAGATCCCCGAGAGCATTAAATTTTGCAGAGCTTTGGAGATTGCAGATTTCAGTGGAAACCCCCTATCCAG ATTGCCAGATGGCTTCACTCAACTCAGAACGCTGGCTCACTTGGCACTCAACGATGTGTCATTGCAGACGTTACCCAATGACATTGGAAA TTTAGCTAACCTGGTGACGTTGGAGCTCAGGGAGAACCTGCTGAAGTCTCTGCCCAC cTCGCTCTCTTTCCTGGTAAAACTGGAACAGCTGGATCTGGGCAGTAATGAACTGGAAGATTTG CCGGACACCCTTGGTGCTCTCCCCAATCTGAGGGAACTCTGGCTTGACCGAAATCAGTTATCTACATTACCAGAA gagctAGGGAACCTGCGGAGACTGGTGTGTCTGGACGTGTCTGAAAACCGTCTGGAGGAGCTTCCCTCGGAGCTAAATGGCCTTTTGGCTCTCACTGACCTGCTGCTCACACAGAACCTTCTGGAGTTTGTTCCAGACAGCATAG GCTCCCTGAAACAGCTATCCATCTTGAAGGTGGACCAGAACAGGATGACTAATCTGACTGATTCAATAGGAGAATGTGAAAACCTAACAGAGCTTGTCCTAACAGAAAACCTATTACAG TCACTTCCTCAATCGCTGGGCAAGCTAAAGAAACTGACCAATCTGAATGTAGACCGCAACCGTTTGAGCAGCGTACCCAAAGAGCTGGGTGGCTGCTCCAGCCTCAATGTCCTCTCACTGAGAGACAACCGCTTGGGCAAACTTCCCGCTGAGCTTGCAGATGCCACTGAGCTACACGTGCTGGATGTGGCCGGAAACAG ATTACAAAATCTGCCCTTTTCACTGACAAACCTCAACCTGAAGGCTATGTGGCTGGCAGAGAACCAGTCACAGCCAATGCTCAAATTCCAGACAGAGGATGATGAACGTACGGGAGAGAAAGTGTTGACCTGCTATCTGCTTCCTCAGCAGCCCTCTCCAAGTCTAG AGAACTTGTTGCAGAGCAGTGTGGATGACAGCTGGACAGACAGTAACCTGAACAGAGTGTCAGTGATTCAGTTCCAGGAGGAGACCaaaggagaggacgaggacgacgaggcagcagcagaacgCAGA GGCCTTCAGCGAAGAGCCACGCCACATCCGAGTGAACTGAAAGTGATGAAGAAGGTcattgaggagaggagaaatgaaGCTTACACATCCAGAGCTGATGGCGCAGATGAGAATGAAGACCAACAG GAGAAGCGGCTCAGTGACCTGTCCAATCAGAGCCACGACTCCCAGGTCTCCAATAGCACACTGTCAGCCGCCTCGCACGAGGACAGGCTCAATGCTGCCCCAAACACTCAGAGGGAAGACCTTGTAGATGGCCACTCTCCTCAGGATGAGGAAGAGTTGGATGAGATGGAGGTGGAATACATTGAG CCAACTGTGCACTTTGCAGAAGAGCCAATCATTCGAGGAGGAGAcgaggatgaagaagagggtGGGGAAAATGGCGATAGGACTGACGAAGAGGACGAGAAGCCGCCCTTTCCTATGGAGAAGCAACGGTTGATCAGAAAAGATACACCACACTACAAGAAGCACTTCAAGATTACCAAGCTGCCTAAGCCCGAGACCGTGGCTGCTCTTCTGCAGGGATTCAGTCCTGATGGCCTGAATTCCCCAACACGggctggtgaagaagaggatgaggaggacgatGATCAGAGCACCCCACTGCATCATCCCAGAATGGAGGAGCTTGGGGACAGCAGGCTCCAGGTTAACTCCAGTCAAGTGAAG GGGGTGTCATTTGATCAAGTCAATAATCTGCTGATTGAACCTGCTCGaattgaggaggaagag CACACAATCACCATTCAGCGACAAACAGGCGGCCTGGGCATCAGCATTGCTGGTGGGAAAGGATCTACACCTTACAAGGGAGATGATGAG GGAATCTTCATCTCTAGGGTATCTGCAGAGGGTCCTGCAGCCAGAGCTGGGGTGAAAGTAGGAGACAAACTCCTGGAG gtgaaTGGTGTGGACCTCCATGAGGCAGAACACCACACAGCTGTTGAAGCGTTGCGAAGCTCCGGGGCGACAGTTTCTATGACGGTGCTACGTGAACATATGGTGGAACCAGAGAACGCCATCACCACCACGCCGCTGAGGCCGGAAGACGACTACTTCCCACGGGAGAGGCGCAGCAGCGGCATCGCCTTCAACCTGGAGCCAACCACCAGCGGACCTCAGCAGCGACTCACCACCTGCCTGATCCGAAATGACAAGGGGCTTGGATTCAGCATCGCCGGTGGCAAAGGCTCCACACCTTACCGTACAGGAGACACG GGAATCTATATTTCACGTATTGCTGAAGGTGGAGCAGCTCACAGAGACAGTGTACTGTGCGTAGGGGACAGGGTGATTTCT ATCAATGGTGTTGACATGACAGAGGCCAGGCATGACCAGGCAGTAGCACTCCTTACTGGCACCTCCCCCACCATCTCCCTCGTGGTGGAGCGAGATCCGAAAGCATCAATGGGCTCTCCTGGCCAATCTCGGGCGCGAGCCCATTCCCCTCCACCCCCAGAACCCTCCGATTCACCAGACCAGGACGAAGAAGGTCTTCAAGGAAACCACTTGGGCCAGATGGAGGATCAGTATCCCATTGAG GAGGTCACGCTACTAAAGTCCGGTGGCCCTCTAGGCCTGAGTATTGTGGGAGGCAGCGATCATGCCAGTCACCCATTTGGAGTCAATGAGCCCGGTGTCTTCATCTCCAAG GTGATTCCTCATGGTCTTGCGAGTCAAAGTGGGCTGCGTGTCGGAGATCGAATACTGGAAGTAAATTCCATCGATCTGCGTCATGCCACCCATCAGGAAGCTGTCCGCTCTCTTTTGGCTAATAAGCAGGAGATCCGTATGCTAGTACGGAGGGACCCTTCGCCACCCGGCATGCAG GAAGTTGTAATCCAGAAGCAGCCAGGGGAGAAACTTGGCATTAGTATTCGTGGTGGGGCAAAGGGTCATGCAGGAAACCCCTTTGATGCCACAGATGAGGGTGTCTTCGTCTCCAAG GTGAGTTCAACTGGTGCAGCAGCACGAGATGGCCGTCTGCAGGTGGGCATGCGGATCCTCGAGGTGAATAACCACAGCCTGCTGGGAATGACGCACACAGAGGCTGTACGAGTGCTGCGGGCTGTGGGAGACTCTCTCAGCATGCTCGTGTGTGATGGCTTTGACCCACAGAAGGTCACTTCTGTAGAG GCCTCTCCCGGCATCATTGCCAACCCATTCGCAGCAGGCATCGTCCGTAAGAACAGCATGGAGAGTATCTCATCTATAGACCGTGACCTGAGTCCAGAAGAGATCGACATTATGCAGAAG GAGTCTGAAATGGTGAGAGAAACATCACAGTGGGAACgtgaagagatggagaaagtg GAGCGTATGCGTTTGGAGCGAGAGGAAGCCACTCGCCAGCTAGAAGAGGAGACCGAG AACATAAGCACTGGACCCCTAAAACTTGACTACAAAACACTGGCGGCACTGCCCACCAGCAGTCTGCAGAAAATTAACAGG GCACCTTCCACTGATTCCCCCAGGACAGATAGCCCAATCAGGGAAGCGCCTTACTCTCCCATAATCCAACCG CCCAGTCATCAGTCTTCCAACAGCTCCCTGTGTGCAGCCAGGGAAACCCGCTTC GCAAACATTCATTACACTTCCACCCCCACTACCAAGGATGACACACTTTCATCA ACTCGACCGGGGGCCATCCAGCCAGTGGGACGTGTGCGTCAGGGAACGTCCCCCTCCACCCCGGACGGCCACAGCCCCAACCCTTTCCAGCATGGCCCCTCCCCCTTCAACTCCCAGACCTCT CCTCGCGCCCCTTCCCCCACTTCGCCTGTCGAGTTCCCCATGAATGTCAAGCAGGCATACAAGGCGTTTGCCGCCGTGCCTCGCTCGCTGGCAGTGCTGGAGCCTTCGCAG GATCTCTATGGTGTGAGGAACAACTTCCACCACAGGCAGTCAAGCCCAGAG CCTGACAACGAGGTCTTTGACGAGGACTTAGATGTCAGTAAGGGACTGCCTGGCAAGGTTTCCCCTCGTCAGGAATACATGAACCTTGCAGCAGTGCCTCGATTCTCCAGGCCCTCCATGGAGCTACAG AGTCCTTCTCCTAGTGGGAAAGACGGCCCAGAGCAGCGATCTTTCAAGGACCGTCAGAAGTACTTTGAGATTGACGTGAAGCAACAGACTCCCGACAAACCCAAACCTCGAGTGTCCCTCGTTGGCGAAGATGACCTCAAGAaaatgagagaggaagaag AGAGGAAGTTTGAGCAGCGGGCGCGGGAGTACCTATTGGATGAagacgatgaggaggatgatgaggaggatctgGCTAAGCAGGTGGCACACATGAAGGCCTCTGGGAAAGTCTTACTGGATGGCGTCGAGTACAAGGTGGAGCCCATTTCCTCCCCATCTCAGCACTATAATGTAACGCCACAAAGATACAGCGGCAGCTCTGG gCCTTCTCCAGTTGATAGTAAAGGGGACTCTCAGAGGAATTCACTGGAGGACAGTTTCAGGCAGGAGCAGAGGCCCAACTCCATGACTGG TCTGATCCCAGCGTATTCCGGGGAAACGGCTCCCATCCGCACAGCCAAAGCGGAGCGAAGACACCAGGAAAGGCTCCGCATGCAGAGCCCCGAGCTGGCCGTGGCCCCCGACAAAGACCTGTCCCCCGCTGAGAAACGAGCCCTAGAGGCTGAGAAGAGAGCCATGTGGCGGGCGGCAAG GCCCTGTGGCTTAGAGGACGATGTTAGACAGTATGAGCAGGACCTGGCTAAGAGGCTCTACCAGGCCCGGGTGAGGGCTTCTCAGGGCACGTCCGAGGCCCccacctcctctgcctcctccgcAGCCTCCCAGCTCAG AATGAAGTCTCTGGAGCAGGACGCTCTGAAAGCTCAGATGGTCATCGCAAAGTCTCGGGACGGCAAGAAACGCGGCACGCTCGACCAGCTGACGGAGTCGCCCTCACCTGCCCCCACACCCTCACCTACACCAATGGAAG